One window of the Dreissena polymorpha isolate Duluth1 chromosome 5, UMN_Dpol_1.0, whole genome shotgun sequence genome contains the following:
- the LOC127832076 gene encoding uncharacterized protein LOC127832076 — translation MDITIADDTESETTGSDKHKIVEEMMSRQSHGCPGPPGFQTDLPMSNETDFSRHRTILQTEVKTESISRPSNPRGIQGGLFDSNEIQRSIPIIYPPTVPSSSVSMRSDRSYVQATGIQGCLSEPNATERTAPIVYPPKWRTLSDLQEESKQFNQSSRTNHPSAFGSSNPSCVQASISKEHQYFESPYRQTVRLLSGVQEQSVPEQDQFISVKDFNQRGVQAINYDDEEDLLKSKKKEKEEGTVTTEHIKDENGKQSEKRVKFSEDVKMDKADDSFKDLKDFIKQYVKQEKGPTRSDIKRLCDAVIVYDKNDYDYAVDMKDEIKAMVTQELNDELRIELFDDEKFMQSHVQVVQDVLKNASVVLVYLSKNTEQSGRVQFFIEEAIALTRIGPVDKDVLVSDCEFSVRPVHSQPSNKRNYRTPPGLASVTGIDWFDKSKYTYDRIVAIMKNAIRRRKRIENPRQVQDMFRQTMNRTGSLTQQQFHRRDTPQHAWASGTSAFTTSGPRYTPQATTEPLYRGINDPIQHGFNISDAERRMSIEPNQGSAASSYTKGGDHFLRTGEKYSQPEFCYVYANVNTSFTSYSEPVAPFGVQQNISRPTRALGLDLGYQPAEEPEFHGYHRIGQFSRIGEQSHFLRHNQMPLNEEPQYRRDGGDDKHVMGLVNDGQRTNTSRTNIRSADGYDATNQLHPRHSAMQQAPGARRQRATEYTPRQMQQQTPQQQQPKGQMDNGRGIITSEMLIYNLSTNDVEIDNPTSTQESRRMYDQGPADNVYTEDSDSSEDELWDPLGNLPGSKGGRVVNIVGSQVLQIGNLNSVTNVRNIVKKDRKHSNEKKTQDKDNASYGVAPKNNLAELNNNTESEEKPDVRSKHIKYTSKPESVSQTFLNEAKQPNGAKSGNDLSDSVDLFSKNNDIQKTDNIFGQPVKDGVSRYKLNIPLEEPRRQKNTDAQVVENVRYMSEENTQLTAKVSYSVLQTTTERPRLHDKSSEEGHFMTTDGSPSVLSLSSAPNAVDRSHPHAFTNLMTVAHLNSLDETTEIQRLDEFAWTESYNEETGMFTSDLSDADLFGDGRHDRQNVGRTLFTSRSATSFSDLVNKSLVTEEESFVLTNVSDVD, via the exons ATGGACATTACAATTGCGGATGATACTGAGTCAGAAACAACTGGTTCTGACAAACACAAGATTGTTGAAGAAATGATGTCAAGACAGTCACATGGTTGCCCAGGCCCTCCTGGCTTTCAGACAGACCTTCCTATGTCAAATGAAACCGATTTTTCTCGTCATCGGACGATCCTACAGACAGAAGTCAAAACGGAAAGTATATCAAGACCTTCTAACCCTCGAGGCATTCAAGGCGGACTTTTCGATTCGAACGAAATCCAGCGTTCGATACCAATTATTTACCCACCAACAGTGCCATCGTCAAGTGTTTCAATGCGTTCGGACCGGTCCTACGTACAAGCTACAGGCATACAGGGCTGTCTTTCCGAGCCAAACGCGACCGAGAGGACGGCGCCAATAGTATACCCTCCAAAATGGCGCACACTGTCAGATTTACAAGAAGAATCAAAACAATTTAATCAATCTTCAAGAACCAATCATCCAAGTGCGTTCGGAAGTTCGAACCCGTCATGCGTACAAGCTTCAATTTCAAAAGAGCACCAGTATTTTGAATCGCCCTATCGGCAGACAGTGCGCTTGTTGTCAGGAGTTCAAGAACAGTCTGTGCCAGAACAAGACCAATTCATATCAGTGAAAGATTTCAATCAACGAGGAGTTCAAGCAATAAATTATGATGATGAAGAGGATCTTCTGAAatcaaaaaagaaagaaaaagaagaaggaACTGTTACAACAGAGCACATAAAAGATGAAAACGGCAAACAATCGGAGAAGCGTGTCAAATTCAGTGAAGACGTGAAGATGGACAAGGCTGATGATTCTTTCAAAGACCTAAAGGATTTTATCAAACAATATGTAAAACAGGAAAAAGGGCCCACACGGTCAGATATCAAACGTTTGTGTGATGCAGTAATTGTGTATGACAAGAATGATTATGATTATGCTGTTGACATGAAAGATGAAATAAAAGCTATGGTCACTCAAGAGCTAAACGATGAGTTACGGATAGAATTATTTGACGACGAAAAATTCATGCAGTCTCATGTTCAAGTTGTGCAAGATGTTCTGAAAAATGCAAGTGTCGTTTTGGTCTATCTTTCTAAGAATACGGAACAATCCGGACGGGTTCAGTTTTTCATCGAAGAAGCAATCGCATTGACTAGGATTGGTCCGGTTGACAAGGACGTTCTAGTCTCGGACTGTGAGTTCAGTGTACGGCCAGTCCACTCGCAGCCTTCAAACAAACGTAATTATCGGACACCTCCCGGACTGGCTAGTGTCACCGGAATCGACTGGTTTGACAAGTCCAAATACACGTACGACAGAATTGTTGCAATCATGAAAAACGCCATTCGGAGAAGAAAACGTATAGAGAACCCGCGGCAAGTACAAGATATGTTCAGACAAACGATGAATCGAACAGGTTCATTGACACAGCAGCAATTTCACAGAAGGGACACACCTCAACATGCGTGGGCTTCTGGTACAAGTGCTTTTACGACATCAGGGCCACGATACACGCCGCAGGCTACCACTGAACCTTTGTATAGAGGAATCAATGACCCTATCCAGCATGGCTTCAACATAAGTGATGCTGAAAGACGAATGAGCATTGAACCTAACCAAGGTTCCGCTGCGTCCTCTTACACAAAAGGCGGTGATCATTTTCTTAGAACGGGTGAAAAATATTCACAACCCGAGTTCTGTTACGTGTATGCGAACGTGAATACATCGTTCACATCTTATAGTGAACCAGTAGCACCTTTCGGTGTTCAACAAAATATTTCGCGACCGACTAGGGCTTTGGGTCTTGATCTTGGTTATCAACCTGCAGAGGAACCTGAATTTCATGGTTACCATAGAATAGGTCAGTTTTCAAGGATTGGAGAGCAGAGTCATTTTCTCAGACACAATCAGATGCCTTTGAACGAGGAGCCGCAATACAGACGGGATGGCGGTGACGATAAACATGTCATGGGGCTTGTAAACGACGGGCAAAGGACAAACACAAGTCGTACAAACATCCGTTCTGCAGACGGGTATGATGCCACAAACCAACTACACCCAAGGCATTCGGCAATGCAGCAGGCACCAGGTGCACGACGACAAAGAGCGACAGAATATACTCCCAGACAAATGCAGCAGCAGACGCCGCAGCAACAACAACCAAAAGGTCAGATGGATAATGGCAGAGGGATTATAACTTCTGAGATGTTGATTTATAACCTGTCAACGAACGACGTGGAAATCGATAATCCTACAAGTACACAAGAAAGCAGACGGATGTACGACCAGGGTCCTGCAGATAATG TTTACACAGAAGATTCTGACAGCAGTGAAGACGAGTTGTGGGATCCACTTGGAAATCTACCCGGATCAAAAGGCGGGCGGGTAGTAAACATTGTTGGAAGCCAGGTCCTGCAAATCGGTAATCTAAACAGCGTAACTAACGTCAGAAACATTGTGAAGAAAGACAGAAAACACTCGAATGAAAAGAAAACTCAAGATAAAGACAACGCAAG TTATGGGGTTGCGCCAAAGAATAATTTAGCCGAGTTAAACAACAACACAGAAAGCGAGGAAAAGCCGGATGTCAGAAGCAAACACATAAAATATACTAGCAAACCGGAAAGTGTCTCACAGACATTTCTAAACGAAGCAAAACAACCAAACGGGGCAAAGAGCGGCAACGATTTAAGCGATTCTGTAGatcttttttccaaaaataatgaTATACAGAAGACAGACAATATCTTTGGACAACCTGTAAAAGATGGAGTGAGCAGGTATAAACTGAATATACCATTGGAAGAGCCGCGACGTCAGAAAAATACCGACGCTCAAGTTGTTGAAAATGTTAGATACATGTCTGAAGAAAATACACAGTTAACTGCAAAGGTTTCGTACTCTGTCCTTCAAACGACGACAGAAAGACCTAGGTTACATGACAAGAGTTCCGAGGAAGGTCATTTCATGACCACAGATGGTAGTCCTTCGGTATTGTCTTTGAGTTCCGCGCCAAACGCCGTTGACCGTTCTCATCCACATGCCTTTACAAATCTAATGACAGTTGCTCACCTCAATTCACTGGATGAAACTACAGAGATACAAAGGTTGGACGAATTCGCTTGGACTGAATCATACAATGAAGAAACCGGAATGTTCACAAGTGATTTATCAGACGCGGACCTTTTTGGTGATGGCAGACATGACCGTCAGAATGTTGGTCGAACATTATTTACGTCACGCTCCGCTACGTCGTTCTCAGACCTGGTCAACAAATCCCTCGTGACTGAAGAAGAGAGTTTCGTTCTTACGAATGTCAGTGATGTGGACTGA